TTTTGATGAAAGATGGAATGATGATTTCATCGTTGTTCATGGCTGGCATACCAAAACCAAGTTTCATGACCTCGATACATTCGTTCATAAAGGTATTGTCTAGGCCTTTGTGGTAACGAACAGTCAAGTTAGGTTGTGGCAATTTGGTTTGAGCCACACTCCGTAGGACAAGGTAAGACAGTGGGTTGACCGCATCTTTTTTATCGCGTGTTTGACCGCCGATTGTCACGTTTTGGTAAAGTGGACTACCTGCTGATGAGAAGGTGTGGGCTTGGCTCCGTACTTTATTAATGGTCAAGGTCTTAATCCAGAGGTTGGTCAAACGTTCAACAATTGTGTCTTCTGTTTCACGGCCAGCCTCCAAATCAGCTTTGACATAAGGATACATGTACTGGTCAAAGCGGCCATAAGATAGGGAATGCCCATTTGATTCAATTTGCAAAATACACTGAATGAACCAGACAGATTGCACAGCCTCTGCAAAGGTTTTCGCTGGTTCGTAAGGTACTTTATCACAAATGCGCGCGATGTCTAACAATTCTGCTTGACGTTCTGGTTTAGCCGTTTTTGCTAGTTCTCTAGCCAACTTGGCATAGCGTTTAGCATAAGTTTTGACTGCATCAATGACAATAAAAACAGAGTCGTAAAAATGGTATTTGTCAATGTTTTCAGGAATGGTCAAATCAAGCGCAGCTTTGGCAGCTCGTGCCCGTTCTTCAAATCCCTTTAAGCCATGCTCCAAGAGTTTTTGGTAATTAACCGCTAAATGAGCATCCCCAGAGTTCATCTTGCCTTCCATGCCAAAGAAACCTGTTTCCATGTACACTTGCACTTCTTCTGGTAGCAAGACACCGCAGCGAGCACGCAGGTTATTGTTTTCCCAGAATGGGGCAATGTCTCGGAGCTGTTGCTTGGTTTCTTCGGTAATGTAGAAGACATCCCCATCTCGTTTTTCAAAAAGATCAAGTTCGTTGAGGACAAATTCCAGAGTGTATTCTGGGAAAATCGGTGCATCCTTGTTTGAAGAGGCTTGGTTACCAGCAATGAGGCTTTCATCCTCAATATAGATGGTCATGTTTTCCAAAATAGTTTGAAGCATGTAAGCGCGTTTGAGGTTTGCTGGCTTATTTTGGTGTTTTTGATAGGCTTCAGTGGCTAAAATAGCACGCTCAGCATCAATATAAGGTTTCTTGTCTAACACAGCTTCACGATAGTGAGTCATTCTGTCTGTTAAATGTCCAAAATAAGGGCTTTTTGTTTCAGTCATGCGGGGTCTCCTTCTTTCTTACGAAATTATAAACGTTTCTTTCGTAACTATTTTATCATATATTAGGACTTTTGCGTATCCTTAACCATAAGAAGAGATAGTCACTTTATTTTGCACTATTGTGCAATATAGGCCTGATAAGTCGTTCTTCTTTTTCTAAAAAACCACCTCTAACTGGAGATGGTCTCAAGAATTTGGTGGACGCTAAATCATGACTCTTCACTAGCTTGTTCATTTTGATAAGCCATATTATCTTGGATTTTAAAGAATGGGAAGTACACCAACGTTGACATGATGAGTATAAGAATTTGCACAATAGCTCCTTGCCAGCCACCAACCATGAACCCTGAGATAATGGCTGGTGTTGACCACGGAAGGGTCACTCCTGCAAAGGGCTGCATGAAACCAATAGCAATGGCGCCATAAACTGTGAGAGCTGCCAAGACCGGAACCAAGATAAATGGCAAGAACATGACTGGATTCATCACAATTGGAAAACCAAAGACGACTGGTTCATTAACATTAAAGAGGGCTGGGAAGGCTGCAACCTTGCCTAAAGCCTTGTATTGTTTGGATTTAGCCGCAAAGATCATAGCTACCACTAAACCAAAGGTAATGCCAGAACCTGATAGAATCAAGAAAGAGTCTAAAAATTGTTGGGTTACAATATGGG
The genomic region above belongs to Streptococcus pyogenes and contains:
- a CDS encoding glycyl radical protein, producing MTETKSPYFGHLTDRMTHYREAVLDKKPYIDAERAILATEAYQKHQNKPANLKRAYMLQTILENMTIYIEDESLIAGNQASSNKDAPIFPEYTLEFVLNELDLFEKRDGDVFYITEETKQQLRDIAPFWENNNLRARCGVLLPEEVQVYMETGFFGMEGKMNSGDAHLAVNYQKLLEHGLKGFEERARAAKAALDLTIPENIDKYHFYDSVFIVIDAVKTYAKRYAKLARELAKTAKPERQAELLDIARICDKVPYEPAKTFAEAVQSVWFIQCILQIESNGHSLSYGRFDQYMYPYVKADLEAGRETEDTIVERLTNLWIKTLTINKVRSQAHTFSSAGSPLYQNVTIGGQTRDKKDAVNPLSYLVLRSVAQTKLPQPNLTVRYHKGLDNTFMNECIEVMKLGFGMPAMNNDEIIIPSFIKKGVSEEDAYDYSAIGCVETAVPGKWGYRCTGMSYINFPKILLITMNDGIDPASGKRFAKGHGHFKDMTSYEELKAAWDATLREITRMSVIVENAIDLGLEREVPDILCSALTDDCIGRGKTLKEGGAVYDYISGLQVGIANLSDSLAALKKLVFEEGRLTPEELWKALESDFAGERGEDIRQMLINDAPKYGNDDDYADSLVVEAYDTYIDEIAKYPNTRYGRGPIGGIRYSGTSSISANVGQGKGTLATPDGRHAGTPLAEGCSPEHSMDKKGPTSVLKSVAKLPTDEIVGGVLLNQKVNPQTLAKEEDKLKLMALLRTFFNRLHGYHIQYNVVSRETLIDAQKHPEKHRDLIVRVAGYSAFFNVLSKATQDDIIERTEHTL